In the Apteryx mantelli isolate bAptMan1 chromosome 1, bAptMan1.hap1, whole genome shotgun sequence genome, one interval contains:
- the YARS2 gene encoding tyrosine--tRNA ligase, mitochondrial yields the protein MAAPRLRWRCGRAAGPWGGLRRVHQQAQRAGGTKGLLAAQCERGLFQEVFPAQSAEEQLPGLLAPGRPPLTAYCGFDPTADSLHVGHLLAVMALLHFQRAGHNVIAVVGGATARLGDPSGRAKAREPLAAERVRAHARGLRAGLRRLFDNHRQLFWAGGGPLGQAALLDNAGWLGRQPLLDFACGAGGRLRMGTLLSRQGCQARLRSAEGMSLAEFLYPALQAYDFLHLHRHHGCRVQLGGADQMGNIMSGYELVTRVTGEHVFGITVPLITSTTGDKLGKTAGNAVWLNRDKTSPFELYQFFVRQQDNIVERYLKLFTFLPLEEIDHIMEMHAKEPEKWGPQKRLAAEVTKLVHGREGLESAKRCTKALYYSSVEALEAMSDQELQELFRQVPFAELMLEPGMNVLDLCRKANAIPNGPSGYQKITDGGVSINGIRETNPETVLVVGQHILKNGVSLLRIGKKNYYVIKWLQL from the exons atggcggcgcccagGCTGCGGTGGCgctgcggccgggcggcggggccgtggggcggcTTGAGGCGCGTCCACCAGCAGGCGCAGCGGGCCGGGGGCACCAAGGGACTGCTGGCGGCGCAGTGCGAACGCGGCCTTTTCCAGGAGGTGTTCCCGGCGCAGAGCGCGGAGGAGCAGCTGCCGGGCCTGCTGGCGCCGGGCCGGCCGCCGCTGACGGCCTACTGCGGCTTCGACCCCACGGCCGACTCGCTGCACGTGGGCCACCTGCTGGCCGTCATGGCGCTGCTGCACTTCCAGCGCGCCGGCCACAACGTCATCGCCGTGGTGGGCGGGGCCACGGCGCGGCTGGGCGACCCGAGCGGCCGCGCCAAGGCGCGGGAGCCGCTGGCGGCCGAGCGGGTGCGGGCGcacgcgcgggggctgcgcgcaggCCTCCGGCGCCTCTTCGACAACCACCGGCAGCTCTtctgggcgggcggcgggccgctGGGCCAGGCTGCGCTGCTGGACAACGCCGGCTGGCTGGGCCGGCAGCCGCTGCTCGACTTCGCGtgcggcgccggcgggcggctgcGCATGGGCACGCTGCTGAGCCGGCAGGGCTGCCAGGCGCGGCTGCGCAGCGCCGAGGGCATGAGCCTCGCCGAGTTCCTCTACCCGGCGCTGCAGGCCTACGACTTCCTCCACCTGCACCGCCACCACGGCTGCCGCGTCCAGCTGGGCGGTGCCGACCAGATGGGCAACATCATGTCCGGCTACGAGCTCGTCACCAG GGTGACAGGAGAACATGTGTTTGGAATTACTGTACCTCTTATTACCAGTACCACTGGAGATAAGCTGGGAAAGACTGCTGGTAATGCAGTTTGGCTGAACAGAGATAAGACCTCTCCATTTGAGCTATATCAGTTTTTTGTCAGACAACAAGATAACATAGTTGAAAG ATACCTGAAACTCTTCACCTTCCTTCCTCTTGAGGAGATTGACCACATCATGGAAATGCATGCTAAAGAACCTGAAAAATGGGGCCCTCAGAAACGACTTGCTGCAGAAGTAACTAAGCTTGTTCATGGTAGAGAGGGGCTGGAATCTGCTAAGAG GTGTACCAAAGCCCTTTATTACAGCAGTGTGGAGGCATTAGAAGCTATGTCTGACCAAGAGTTACAGGAGCTTTTTAGACAAGTTCCTTTTGCTGAACTGATGCTTGAACCTGGAATGAACGTGCTCGACTTGTGTCGCAAAGCAAATGCCATTCCAAATGGACCTAGTGG gtacCAGAAAATTACAGATGGTGGAGTTTCAATAAATGGGATTCGAGAAACTAATCCTGAGACTGTTCTTGTTGTTGGACAGCATATTCTCAAGAATGGAGTATCATTGCTTAGGATTGGAAAGAAAAATTACTATGTTATAAAATGGCTGCAGTTGTGA